A single window of Lutzomyia longipalpis isolate SR_M1_2022 chromosome 1, ASM2433408v1 DNA harbors:
- the LOC129789860 gene encoding putative neutral sphingomyelinase yields MNYIHLSVLTINIWGIPFVSKDREVRVQRIAAELSTGKYDVVSLQEVWSEADYQYIKSQTELVLPYSHYFYSGVVGSGLCVLSAYPITAAFFHAWSVNGYVHRIQHGDWFGGKGVGLCRIAIQGHTINFYTAHLHAEYNRQSDEYMAHRVIQAFDTAQFIQQTRSDSVVQILAGDLNTEPGDLAYRVLLSTSQLRDAYQKGAPHGTNECPRNPYTSLESHQTIPDGKRIDYILYRVGDGSRLANASYTILTPEDCLSDHEAVHAKLNIVPPKLSRESSLEHIGDDVEIPELETFDAAINPLETSLLTDLTESIQICEDSLKQLDSSRKFYLWMSFAIIITLIMFSDFEAPYGFQMAYISVRVLLAILMGYFLFMGTLWNIIERHGILAGKLEMEIALRNIPNHGAGT; encoded by the exons atgaattatattcATCTCAGTGTTTTGAcgataaatatttg GGGAATTCCTTTCGTGTCTAAAGATCGCGAAGTTCGGGTCCAGAGAATTGCTGCTGAACTCTCAACTGGGAAGTACGATGTGGTTTCGCTGCAGGAAGTGTGGTCAGAAGCAGACTATCAGTACATTAAATCTCAGACGGAACTTGTTCTGCCCTACAGCCACTACTTCTACAG TGGAGTTGTGGGTTCAGGATTATGCGTTTTGTCAGCATACCCAATCACGGCTGCTTTCTTCCATGCCTGGTCGGTAAATGGGTATGTCCATCGCATTCAACATGGGGATTGGTTTGGCGGGAAAGGTGTGGGATTGTGCAGAATCGCCATCCAAGGGCACACCATCAACTTCTACACTGCTCACTTGCACGCTGAATACAATCGCCAGAGCGATGAGTACATGGCACATCGCGTGATTCAGGCATTCGACACGGCTCAATTCATCCAGCAGACACGCAGTGATTCAGTCGTGCAGATCTTAGCTGGAGATCTCAATACGGAACCCGGGGATTTAGCTTACAGAGTTCTCCTGTCCACATCACAACTACGTGATGCATATCAAAAGGGTGCTCCCCATGGTACGAATGAATGCCCCCGGAATCCTTACACGAGCCTCGAGAGTCACCAAACCATTCCAGATGGCAAAAGGATTGACTACATTCTGTATAGAGTTGGTGATGGAAGTAGATTAGCAAATGCTTCCTACACAATTCTCACCCCCGAAGATTGCCTCTCAGATCACGAAGCCGTTCATGCAAAGCTCAACATTGTACCCCCAAAGCTGTCGAGGGAATCATCCCTTGAGCACATTGGGGATGATGTGGAAATTCCCGAATTGGAAACTTTCGATGCAGCCATAAATCCCCTGGAAACGTCCCTTTTGACGGATCTCACAGAAAGTATCCAAATTTGCGAGGATAGCCTCAAGCAGTTGGATTCAAGCAGGAAATTTTATCTCTGGATGTCCTTTGCCATCATCATCACGCTCATCATGTTCTCAGACTTTGAAGCTCCGTACGGCTTTCAGATGGCCTACATTTCGGTACGTGTTCTCCTGGCCATTCTTATgggatattttctcttcatggGAACTTTATGGAATATAATTGAGCGCCATGGAATCCTTGCGGGGAAACTGGAGATGGAGATTGCTCTTCGGAATATCCCAAATCACGGTGCAGGAACGtag
- the LOC129790086 gene encoding NIF3-like protein 1, whose translation MWTLFRSTPKFALSGCKKQFSIIPPVQLRRMYSHQHPSLADVVERLQNFAPEKLAEPWDNVGLIIEPATPIPISRILLTIDLTENVFEEAVNTKSNLVISYHPPIFEGLKKITQDNWKGRIVAKCLEKGIAVYSPHTAWDSVRGGVNDWFGSFLSNGYDEGKPIIPNAEFPHCGAGRLYESRTPDSGMTLEQIIMELKEHIIIPDEHIPAALVHPLNQKIKSIALCAGSGASVLKNQKAEVYITGEMSHHAILDANHSGTSVILTHHTNSERNFLHDAVKILSDRLMGISVMSTASTDHDPLKLDSFYTEHTE comes from the coding sequence ATGTGGACGCTCTTCAGAAGTACTCCAAAGTTTGCACTTTCTGGTTGTAAAAAACAGTTTTCAATAATTCCTCCAGTTCAGCTTAGAAGAATGTACAGCCACCAACACCCATCTTTGGCTGACGTTGTGGAGCGACTTCAGAATTTTGCTCCGGAAAAATTGGCAGAGCCCTGGGACAATGTGGGGTTGATTATTGAACCAGCTACCCCAATACCCATTTCCAGGATTCTTTTGACAATCGACCTGACTGAGAATGTTTTCGAGGAAGCCGTGAACACCAAGAGCAACCTCGTAATCTCGTATCatccaccaatttttgaaGGTTTGAAGAAGATCACTCAGGACAACTGGAAGGGAAGGATTGTGGCAAAATGCCTGGAGAAGGGAATTGCCGTTTACTCCCCTCACACGGCATGGGATAGTGTCCGTGGAGGTGTCAACGATTGGTTTGGATCATTCTTGAGCAACGGCTACGATGAGGGAAAGCCGATTATCCCAAATGCTGAATTTCCTCATTGTGGAGCTGGGAGGCTGTATGAGTCTCGCACACCAGATAGTGGCATGACCCTCGAGCAGATCATCATGGAGCTGAAGGAGCACATTATCATACCAGATGAGCACATTCCAGCCGCTCTAGTGCATCCTTTGAATCAGAAGATCAAATCAATTGCTCTGTGTGCTGGTTCCGGAGCGAGTGTGCTGAAGAATCAAAAGGCCGAAGTCTACATAACGGGAGAGATGTCTCATCATGCTATCCTGGATGCCAATCATAGCGGAACAAGCGTCATTCTAACGCATCACACCAACTCggagagaaattttctgcaTGATGCGGTGAAAATCTTGTCAGACAGACTCATGGGTATCTCCGTCATGTCTACCGCTTCTACTGATCATGATCCCCTCAAATTGGATTCATTTTATACAGAACATACAGAATGA